One Pectobacterium cacticida genomic window, ATTGAAACATGACAGCGGAATAATCGTGAATACCTTGGCTATTTATGGGTAAACACGGTGAATTTGTCTGTCAATGAGTCTCTCAAATAATCACAGCGCGATGATGACTTTGGTTTATCAAAGACACCTTCGGGTTGTGAGGTTAAGCGACTAAGCGTACACGGTGGATGCCTAGGCAGTCAGAGGCGATGAAGGGCGTGCTAATCTGCGAAAAGCGTCGGTAAGCTGATATGAAGCGTTATACCCGACGATACCCGAATGGGGAAACCCAGTGTGTTTAGACACACTATCATGACATGAATCCATAGTGTCATGAGGCGAACCGGGGGAACTGAAACATCTCAGTACCCCGAGGAAAAGAAATCAACCGAGATTCCCCCAGTAGCGGCGAGCGAACGGGGAAGAGCCCAGAACCTGAATCAGTGTGTGTATTAGTGGAAGCGTCTGGAAAGTCGCACAGTAAAGGGTGATAGTCCCGTACACAAAAATGCACAGGCTGTGAGTTCGATGAGTAGGGCGGGACACGTGATATCCTGTCTGAAGATGGGGGGACCATCCTCCAAGGCTAAATACTCCTGACTGACCGATAGTGAACCAGTACCGTGAGGGAAAGGCGAAAAGAACCCCGGCGAGGGGAGTGAAATAGAACCTGAAACCGTGTACGTACAAGCAGTGGAAGCCCACTAGTTGGGTGACTGCGTACCTTTTGTATAATGGGTCAGCGACTTATATTCTGTAGCAAGGTTAACCGAATAGGGGAGCCGGAGGGAAACCGAGTCTTAACTGGGCGTTAAGTTGCAGGGTATAGACCCGAAACCCGGTGATCTAGCCATGGGCAGGTTGAAGGTTGGGTAACACTAACTGGAGGACCGAACCGACTAATGTTGAAAAATTAGCGGATGACTTGTGGCTGGGGGTGAAAGGCCAATCAAACCGGGAGATAGCTGGTTCTCCCCGAAAGCTATTTAGGTAGCGCCTCGTGAATTCATCTTGGGGGGTAGAGCACTGTTTCGGCTAGGGGGTCATCCCGACTTACCAACCCGATGCAAACTACGAATACCGAAGAATGTTATCACGGGAGACACACGGCGGGTGCTAACGTTCGTCGTGAAGAGGGAAACAACCCAGACCGCCAGCTAAGGTCCCAAAGTCATGGTTAAGTGGGAAACGATGTGGGAAGGCCTAGACAGCCAGGATGTTGGCTTAGAAGCAGCCATCATTTAAAGAAAGCGTAATAGCTCACTGGTCGAGTCGGCCTGCGCGGAAGATGTAACGGGGCTAAACCATGCACCGAAGCTGCGGCAGCGACACTAAGGTGTTGTTGGGTAGGGGAGCGTTCTGTAAGCCTGCGAAGGTGGCCTGTGAGGGCTGCTGGAGGTATCAGAAGTGCGAATGCTGACATAAGTAACGATAATGCGGGTGAAAAACCCGCACGCCGGAAGACCAAGGGTTCCTGTCCAACGTTAATCGGGGCAGGGTGAGTCGACCCCTAAGGCGAGGCCGAAAGGCGTAGTCGATGGGAAACAGGTTAATATTCCTGTACTGGGTGTGACTGCGAAGGGGGGACGGAGAAAGCTAGGTTATCCGGGCGACGGTTGTCCCGGTTTAAGCGTGAAGGTGGATGACTTAGGAAAATCCGGGTCATTGTTAACACTGAGGCGTGATGACGAGTCACTACGGTGATGAAGTAACCGATGCTACGCTTCCAGGAAAAGCCTCTAAGCACCAGGTCACATCGAATCGTACCCCAAACCGACACAGGTGGTCAGGTAGAGAATACTCAGGCGCTTGAGAGAACTCGGGTGAAGGAACTAGGCAAAATGGTGCCGTAACTTCGGGAGAAGGCACGCTGGAGTTGGTGAAGTCCCTGGCGGATGGAGCTAAGACCAGTCGAAGATACCAGCTGGCTGCAACTGTTTATTAAAAACACAGCACTGTGCAAACACGAAAGTGGACGTATACGGTGTGACGCCTGCCCGGTGCCGGAAGGTTAATTGATGGGGTAAGCCGTAAGGCGAAGCTCTTGATCGAAGCCCCGGTAAACGGCGGCCGTAACTATAACGGTCCTAAGGTAGCGAAATTCCTTGTCGGGTAAGTTCCGACCTGCACGAATGGCGTAATGATGGCCAGGCTGTCTCCACCCGAGACTCAGTGAAATTGAACTCGCTGTGAAGATGCAGTGTACCCGCGGCAAGACGGAAAGACCCCGTGAACCTTTACTATAGCTTGACACTGAACCTTGAGCCTTGATGTGTAGGATAGGTGGGAGGCTTTGAAGCGTGGACGCCAGTCTGCGTGGAGCCAACCTTGAAATACCACCCTTTAATGTTTGATGTTCTAACGTGGGCCCCTGAGCGGGGTTGCGGACAGTGTCTGGTGGGTAGTTTGACTGGGGCGGTCTCCTCCCAAAGCGTAACGGAGGAGCACGAAGGTTAGCTAATCCTGGTCGGACATCAGGAGGTTAGTGCAAAGGCATAAGCTAGCTTGACTGCGAGAGTGACAGCTCGAGCAGGTGCGAAAGCAGGTCTTAGTGATCCGGTGGTTCTGAATGGAAGGGCCATCGCTCAACGGATAAAAGGTACTCCGGGGATAACAGGCTGATACCGCCCAAGAGTTCATATCGACGGCGGTGTTTGGCACCTCGATGTCGGCTCATCACATCCTGGGGCTGAAGTAGGTCCCAAGGGTATGGCTGTTCGCCATTTAAAGTGGTACGCGAGCTGGGTTTAGAACGTCGTGAGACAGTTCGGTCCCTATCTGCCGTGGGCGTAGGAAGATTGAGAGGGGTTGCTCCTAGTACGAGAGGACCGGAGTGAACGCACCGCTGGTGTACGGGTTGTGATGCCAATTGCATTGCCCGGTAGCTACGTGCGGAAGAGATAACCGCTGAAAGCATCTAAGCGGGAAACTTGCCTCGAGATGAGTCTTCCCTGGGCACAAGATGCCCCTGAAGGGCCGTTGAAGACGACGACGTAGATAGGCTGGGTGTGTAAGCGTAGCGATACGTTGAGCTGACCAGTACTAATGACCCGAGAGGCTTAACCTTACAACACCGAAGGTGTTTTGAGAGATGAAAGACGCATAGAGAACGATATTCAGCTTGTTCGAAGATTGAAGATTAAATGTTTACGCGATGGCGTGGACATAAAACAGCGCGGAGCGCTGGCCTGAGAAGGGAGGAGACAAAATCGTCGGGAACGATTTTGTACGTCGCAGAGCGACGACCCGAAGGGCGAGTCTCAGGAAGAGACGAGAAATTTGCCTGGCGGCGATAGCGCGGTGGTCCCACCTGACCCCATGCCGAACTCAGAAGTGAAACGCCGTAGCGCCGATGGTAGTGTGGGGTCTCCCCATGTGAGAGTAGGGAACTGCCAGGCTTCAAATTATACAGGTGCGCTGATATGGCTCAGTTGGTAGAGCGCACCCTTGGTAAGGGTGAGGTCCCCAGTTCGACTCTGGGTATCAGCACCAGTGAATTAAGTTAATGTTCGGTTTTGAAAAGAATTTACCTGGCGGCGATAGCGCGGTGGTCCCACCTGACCCCATGCCGAACTCAGAAGTGAAACGCCGTAGCGCCGATGGTAGTGTGGGGTCTCCCCATGTGAGAGTAGGGAACTGCCAGGTTTCAATTTAAACAAAAGGCTGCCTGATTGAAGGCAGCCTTTTGTTTTGTAACGAAATTTTATTTCAGGCTACTGTTATAACCAATAGCAACGAATAGCCTTATGCTTTCCTCACGCCATACCAAATAAGCCATTACCGCTGGCGCTCAATGTTACTCCCAGATTATCCCATTATCACAGTAGTACGCAGTACAGTAGGATCTTCCTGTAAAAAAACCTCGATACGGAGGTTTTTTATAATATGGCTGGATGCTTAAAGAATACGACTGATGAGTCGATCTATGCGTATACGGCGTAGGCGACGTATTAATTTTCGTACTTTAACGGGATATTGCGCGATACTCTCTAACTCTTTGTAACTTTTAATGATGCGGGTATGCGTCCTGATTACATCAAGTTCATCCAGACGCTGTTGTAATAGAACCTGCTGAGGGTCGTGAATCAAGATAGCGTTTTCCAAATCCAGACGCCATGCGCGAGGGTTGAGATTGTTCCCTGTCAGCAGTTGCCACTTATCATCTACCCACATGCCTTTCAGATGGAAGCTATTGTCGCCATCTTTCCAAAGCCTTACCACAAGTCTTTGGTTCTCAATATAGCGTTCAAGCCGACTCAGGAAACGGCGAAGATTGATCTCGTAAAGATACGGTAACGCTCCAATAATTTTGAAAGGACGATCTTCGGGAATATAGAAGTCGTTAGCGGTCTTATCACCGATAATAATTTCTACCTTTTTGCCGTCTCGTAATAATCGAATAATATTTCTGACTAGCAGCGCTGGCAGGTTGAAATATGGGGTGCAGATGATCAGTTGCTCATCAGCGCAATACATCAGATGATGTATGGTCTTATTCAACGGGCTTTGTTTCCCTAGCCCGACCAGTGGCGTGACGGTTAATTCGTTCGCATCAGCACTGTGTTCCGGAACCTGATAGCCAGCGGTACGCAATGATTGTCGAAATTGCTTAATATCGCTTTTGATTTCCAGATTTTTAGGGCGATCGGTATGATCCAACCGCTGCGCTGCCGGGGCTGACAACATTGTTTGAATATATTGCACCATCGTATCAGCTAGCACTGGATTATGGATCAACTGATAGCGGTCATAACGGTACTTTTGATGCTGATGCAAATAAACATCATTTAAACTGGCTCCGCTGTAGATGACCGTGTCATCCACAATGAACCCTTTCAGGTGCAGCACACCCAGGGCTTCACGCGTGTTAACGGGAATGCCATAGATAGGAAAATGCGTGTCTGGATGCTTCTTCGCCATATCGCAATACCAATCGGCATTAGTATTTTCTGCCGCTGCGCCGATCCTGCCGCGCTGGGCACGATGCCAGTCTACCAGAACACGGACATCCAGTTCTGGGCGCTGCTGTTTGGCTTCATAAATTGCGGATAGAATCCCCAAGCCGCCGTCATCGTGTTCAAGATATAACGCTACGATATAGATGCGCTTCTTAGCGTTCAAAATAGCGTTAATCAACGTCGTGCGGAAAAGCTCCGGCGAATGCAATGTCTGAATATCATCTGCGTTTTGAGGAATTCTGGGCAGTTGTGCAAGGTGCTGTTGGTATTTATTGCGTTTAAAGTTTGACAGCATCACAGTGCGTTTCTTCTCTCATCAGTTTATACCCACAATACTTCGAACTGTACTAGGGTATATGACCTTCTGGTCATTATCAAAATTAAGGGGTAACCGAATGGGCGATAATACCATTACTTTATGGCTGTTGTGAGCCTGTTTTGCGATAACAATCCCGTTGCGAGCGCCATGTCACGCCATGCGATCATCCTTTAAGCGGCAATTCTAGCGACACAATACCCTCTTCTAACTGTACTGCGATGTGAAAACCAAGTTTCTTGGAAAGTTGGATCATGCCTTGATTATGCGGCATGGTAATGCCGGTCAACCGGCTGAGTCCATGTGCCTGAGCGTAATCAATCAGCTTTTCCATTAGGAGTCGGCCAAGGCCAAGTCCTTTTAGATCAGATCGTACTAGCACGGCAAATTCCGCTTCCGTATTATCTGGATCGGAAACCGCACGCGTCACGCCAATAATCTCTGTCTCTGCACCGAATTGGCGTATAGCAACAAACGCCATCTCACGATCGTAGTCAATTTGCGTCATATTGGCTAAATCTTCATGAGTGAACTCATTAATTTCGCTGAAATAGCGATAATACAAGTCCTCTTTTGTCACACGAGAAATGAACGCACTGAGCAGCGGTTCGTCTTCGGGTAAAATAGGCCGTAACAGGCAACGATCCTGATTTTTGAGGATGACAGTTTCTTCTAACGCATGGGGATAGGGGCGGATTGCCAATCTGGACTGCGGATCGCCATTAAATGGCGTTAGATACAGAGTGGCATCCACTAGTGTGAATGAATTTCCAGAGGTCAGCAAAGGGTGGATGTCTAACTGGGATATCTCAGGGCAATCAATAATCAGGTTGGAAACCTGAACCAGTAAGCGGCTAAGTGCGGGAATATCAAGTGGGCACCGTGCGCCATATTCAAGAATTTTGCCATTTTTTATTGCTTGTAGCACCAAATAGCGAGCTAGCGCCATATTTAGCGGGGGTAATGCGACGGCAGCCTGCTCTTCTCGCCACTCAATGCCGCCTTCCCCCAACATAATTAGCGGGCCGAAAACGGGATCTTGTTTGACAGCGATCCTGAGTTCTCGCGCACCTGCGCGATTTGCCATGCTTTGTACTAATAGGCCGTAAACGTGTGCTTGCGGGTAGGTACGTTTCACCCGGTCAAGAATGGCATTTGCCGCCAGTTGGACTTCTTCAGCTGTTTGCAGAGATAACATGACTCCCTGAACATCCGATTTATGCGGAATATCGGGCGATCTCAGTTTTATCGCGACCGGATAGCCAATTTTTTCGGCGATATGGACAGCCTCGGCACTGTCGACGGCAATCCAGGTAGGTAGTGTGCTTAAACCATAAGCATGCAAAATTGGCTGGACTTCATGCGTATCAAGTTGAGTCACGCCAGCTGACAGCGCCTGATGAATAAGCGCATGAGCTCGATTGGCGTTAATGCTTAAATTCAGCGGTAGCGCGGGCGTTTCCCTAAGCTGTTTCTGATTACGCTGATACTCGACGATATGCATAAACGCCGTTACAGCACCTTCTGGTGTGCGGTAAGTAGGAATGCCGGCATCGTTAAACAAGCGCCGTGCTTCCTGCGAAGAAAACTCGCCACACCAGTTAGTCAGTAGCGTGATTTTTCGTCCTCGCGGGTGTCGCTGAAATAGCGTAATCAACTGTGCAGCGCAGTCGGTGCCGGGCGCAGCGGCGCTAGGTGCATGAATAATTAAGAGTGCGTCGATGTTATCGCTGTCCAGCAATATTGAAATTGCCGCCAGATAACGCATTGCAGTCGCATCATCACGCAGATCGAGTGGATTGTCGACTGTGACAGCTTGTGGCAATGCCTGCTGTAGCGCTTGTCGGGTCTTTTCATTAAGTTGGGCGAGTTTACCTTGCTGGCTCAGAAGCTGGTCTAGCGCTAACGCGGCCAGGGACGCGCCGTTGCTCACCAGCATCAGACGTTCACCGCGCAACGGCCGCAGGTGACTTAACGTCTCAACCGCAGAAAAAAGCTCGTGTGTATCCCGTACTCTTAGTAAGCCTGCGCGTTGGATGGCCGCGTCATAGCCAGCATCCAGCCCCTGACGCTGGTCATTGAGTAATTGCTGGGCCTGCTGACTACGCCCGCTTTTTATTACCAAGATTGGCTTATTTCGGGAAGCGCTGCGGGAAGCAGAAAGAAAACGGCGAGCATCGCTAATGTGTTCCAGATGCAGCAGAATTGCACTGGTCTTGCCATCGCGCGCCAGGAAATCTAACAAGTCATCGACATCGATATCCTGACTATCGCCCAAGGCGATGAAATAGGAAAAACCGATACCGCGCTGTTGTGCCCAGTCCAGTATCGTATTGGAAACGGCGGCAGACTGTGAAATAAACGCCAATTTGCCTTTTAAAATCGGGACGGGAGAGAAACTGGCGTTTAAACCTTGCCAGGGGGCAAGTAGTCCGAGGCTATTGGGGCCCAGTAGGCGCATGTGATAGCGCACCGCGCAGGCCTTTAATTCGCTGAACTGGGTCGGTGGCGAGGAGAGAATGATGACGGTTTGACACCCTTTTTGTCCCAGCTCCTCTAGCAGCGCCAGATTACGGCTGGCGTTGGTGCAGATCACGGCAAGATCGGGCGTCATCGGCAGACTGGCGACCATCGGATAAGCTAGCACGCCGCAAACGGCCCGATATTTCGGTGTGACAGGCAGAACGGGGCCGCTGAAATGGCCGTCCAGTAGATTTCTCATCATCAGGAAACCGGCCCGACCTGGTTTTTCTGATGCACCAAGAACGGCGATAGACTTCGGGCGTAACAATGCTTCCAATCCGCGTTGGCTCATGCGTCACTCCTTCACATCGACTTCCTTTGATACTAACTGCTTTCCGCCGATTGTGCCGTGACGATGGGTCGATTTTCCCGCAAATGTGGGTGTGATTTCCCCGCCAGATAGTGTTGACGAAAACGCACAAAGTGCTGAGATAGCGCATCAGCGGCGGCGGCATCTCCCGCCTGTGCGAGTAGGGCGATAGCAATCTCGGCGGTGCAGTGTTGCCCCGCGTCGCTGGCTTCACGCAGTTGATAGCGGGAAAGTGTATCTACTTTCAGCGACAGGATCGGCAGAGTGTCCAGGTAAGGGCTTTTGCGGAACATTTTACGCGCTTCCGGCCAAGTTCCGTCGAGTAACACAAACAGCGCTGGCTTTTCTGTTGCGGGAAGTCGTTGAAACACCTGACGACCTTCTTCCGCAGCATTGGCAAGGAAAACCAAATAGGGCTGAACATTCGGGTCTTGCAGCGCCGAAAGCAGTTGAGGATCGGGTTCAGTGCGTGACCAGAGAAACGCCTGCGTCTCAGGCAGAATATCGGCGATGAGGCGCCCGGTATTGCTCGGTTTTAGCGGCTCAGTATCAAACATGACTAGACAGAAGCGGCTGCGAGATTGCTGTGCCTGAATGGTGTGGCATAGGCAGTTGGTTTCTGGCAACAAACATTGCTGGCAGCGTTTTACGCGACAGCCTCGGGCGCGAAACGGCTTGGTTGACTGCTCAAGACGCTGCTGGCGCAGGCGGAGTACAGCATTGTCCCTGAAAAGACGGTTGATCATTAAAGGATGGGAGATCATGAAATAGGCGACGCCATGAGATTCTGCAGCGAACCTGTTTCGTTTTAAAGATGGGAGACAGGTTCAGAAAGGCGATATTCTAATCGACAGGCGGGATGACCAAAAGGGGGCGGAGCAATAATGTCTCGCGATGCAATCCCAATTCTCTAAAGCGATTCGTCCAGCCAGCTTTCAAACTGTGTTTTTGGCAACGCGCCGTTGAGGATGTCGATCATCTGGCCCTGTTTGAAGATCATGAGGGTTGGAATGCTACGGATGCGGAAACGCGCGCTGAGAGCCGGTTCGGCTTCGGTATTGACCTTAATAAAGCGAATTTTCCCATTACGCACCTGTGCGACGTTTTCAAACACGGGAGCAAAGTTGATACAGGGGCCGCACCATGGCGCCCAAAAGTCGATTACGATAGGAATATCGTCCTGTAGCAGTTTATCAAAGGTTGCTGTTGTGGCATTGATGACGTTGCCGCTGAATAGCATTTCTCCGCAACGGCCACATTTTGCATGGTCGTCAACACGCTCTTCCGGCAGGCGATTGGTTGTTTGGCAAGATCCACATACCGTATTCATAACGGGGCCTCTGATAAAAGGGCTAAGATAAAGATACCGCCGATATAATGCGCACAATGCAGCGCGACAGGACGACGGTATGTTGCTTGATTGTGAACAGATTATGGTGTTGAGAGCGGGTTGCTACAACGTGGTTTGCCCAATAGCTACAATAGCTTCTGACTTTTACCACAAGCGTATGGCTAAGCAGGTGTACATAAGGTAATCTTCGCGCCCAGCGCGTAGGTGGAGAGAACAATGAGCGATTCATTTAATAGTAAAAGTGGCAAGGTTCGTGTGATGTACGTCCGCAGCGATGACGAGGGCGAGAAAGAGAACAAAAATAAACGTCCGTCTAACAAAGATCGCCGCAGTGATCGGCATGAAAGCGGGGATTCACGCGATCGGCGTGAGAAACCGAAACATCCGCGTGATGTTAACCCGCGTTATGCGCGTGAAAACCCATCCCGCGACAGCGATAGCGATAAAACGCCGTGGGGCGATAAAGATCGTCACGAACGCAGCGGCGAGCGGCCTCGCCGTCCACGCGGTGAAGATACGAATAGTTATGACTCTCCATGGAAAACGGTTTCGCGTGCGCCAAACGACAGTGATACGCCAGACCATGGCGGAATTACTGGTAAAAGCCAGATCGATCCTGAGCAACTGCGTCGTCAGCGTCAGGAAGAAACGCGCGTCTACGGTGAGAATGCCTGTCAGGCGTTGTTTAAAAATCGCCCAGAGGGGATTGTCCGCGCCTGGTTCCTGCAAGACGTCACGCCGCGTTTCCGTGACGCATTGCGCTGGATGGCGGCGAATCGCAAAGCTTATCATGTGGTGGAAGAGGACGAGTTGATTAAGGCTTCCGGCACAGAACACCACGGCGGGGTCTGCTTCCTGATTAAAAAACGTCAGGGAATGGACGTGCGTGAGTACTTAAAAACGGCTGGTGAGCATGATTGCGTATTGGCGCTGGAAGACGTAGGTAACCCACACAATCTCGGTGGCATTATGCGTAGCTGTGCGCATTTCGGCGTAAGCGGCGTATTGGTGCAGGATGCGGCGCTGCTGGAGTCTGGTGCGGCAGTACGTACGGCGGAAGGCGGAGCGGAACACGTTAAAGCGATTAACGCTGATGATTTTCTGTCCGTGCTAGCGGAATTCCGCCGCGCTGGCTACACCATCGTGACCACGTCCAGCCATAAAGGCGTAACCTTATCGCAAGCTACGCTTCCGGCGAAAACCGTGATTGTGTTGGGTCAGGAAGGGGATGGCCTGTCAGATAGCGCCTGGCAACAGGGTGATGTAAAAGTCTCTATCGGCGGTACCGGTAAGGTGGAAAGTCTGAATATTTCGGTCGCTACGGGCATTTTGCTGTC contains:
- the pssA gene encoding CDP-diacylglycerol--serine O-phosphatidyltransferase; translation: MLSNFKRNKYQQHLAQLPRIPQNADDIQTLHSPELFRTTLINAILNAKKRIYIVALYLEHDDGGLGILSAIYEAKQQRPELDVRVLVDWHRAQRGRIGAAAENTNADWYCDMAKKHPDTHFPIYGIPVNTREALGVLHLKGFIVDDTVIYSGASLNDVYLHQHQKYRYDRYQLIHNPVLADTMVQYIQTMLSAPAAQRLDHTDRPKNLEIKSDIKQFRQSLRTAGYQVPEHSADANELTVTPLVGLGKQSPLNKTIHHLMYCADEQLIICTPYFNLPALLVRNIIRLLRDGKKVEIIIGDKTANDFYIPEDRPFKIIGALPYLYEINLRRFLSRLERYIENQRLVVRLWKDGDNSFHLKGMWVDDKWQLLTGNNLNPRAWRLDLENAILIHDPQQVLLQQRLDELDVIRTHTRIIKSYKELESIAQYPVKVRKLIRRLRRIRIDRLISRIL
- a CDS encoding bifunctional acetate--CoA ligase family protein/GNAT family N-acetyltransferase, with the protein product MSQRGLEALLRPKSIAVLGASEKPGRAGFLMMRNLLDGHFSGPVLPVTPKYRAVCGVLAYPMVASLPMTPDLAVICTNASRNLALLEELGQKGCQTVIILSSPPTQFSELKACAVRYHMRLLGPNSLGLLAPWQGLNASFSPVPILKGKLAFISQSAAVSNTILDWAQQRGIGFSYFIALGDSQDIDVDDLLDFLARDGKTSAILLHLEHISDARRFLSASRSASRNKPILVIKSGRSQQAQQLLNDQRQGLDAGYDAAIQRAGLLRVRDTHELFSAVETLSHLRPLRGERLMLVSNGASLAALALDQLLSQQGKLAQLNEKTRQALQQALPQAVTVDNPLDLRDDATAMRYLAAISILLDSDNIDALLIIHAPSAAAPGTDCAAQLITLFQRHPRGRKITLLTNWCGEFSSQEARRLFNDAGIPTYRTPEGAVTAFMHIVEYQRNQKQLRETPALPLNLSINANRAHALIHQALSAGVTQLDTHEVQPILHAYGLSTLPTWIAVDSAEAVHIAEKIGYPVAIKLRSPDIPHKSDVQGVMLSLQTAEEVQLAANAILDRVKRTYPQAHVYGLLVQSMANRAGARELRIAVKQDPVFGPLIMLGEGGIEWREEQAAVALPPLNMALARYLVLQAIKNGKILEYGARCPLDIPALSRLLVQVSNLIIDCPEISQLDIHPLLTSGNSFTLVDATLYLTPFNGDPQSRLAIRPYPHALEETVILKNQDRCLLRPILPEDEPLLSAFISRVTKEDLYYRYFSEINEFTHEDLANMTQIDYDREMAFVAIRQFGAETEIIGVTRAVSDPDNTEAEFAVLVRSDLKGLGLGRLLMEKLIDYAQAHGLSRLTGITMPHNQGMIQLSKKLGFHIAVQLEEGIVSLELPLKG
- a CDS encoding tRNA-uridine aminocarboxypropyltransferase; translated protein: MINRLFRDNAVLRLRQQRLEQSTKPFRARGCRVKRCQQCLLPETNCLCHTIQAQQSRSRFCLVMFDTEPLKPSNTGRLIADILPETQAFLWSRTEPDPQLLSALQDPNVQPYLVFLANAAEEGRQVFQRLPATEKPALFVLLDGTWPEARKMFRKSPYLDTLPILSLKVDTLSRYQLREASDAGQHCTAEIAIALLAQAGDAAAADALSQHFVRFRQHYLAGKSHPHLRENRPIVTAQSAESS
- the trxC gene encoding thioredoxin TrxC, producing MNTVCGSCQTTNRLPEERVDDHAKCGRCGEMLFSGNVINATTATFDKLLQDDIPIVIDFWAPWCGPCINFAPVFENVAQVRNGKIRFIKVNTEAEPALSARFRIRSIPTLMIFKQGQMIDILNGALPKTQFESWLDESL
- a CDS encoding tRNA/rRNA methyltransferase: MSDSFNSKSGKVRVMYVRSDDEGEKENKNKRPSNKDRRSDRHESGDSRDRREKPKHPRDVNPRYARENPSRDSDSDKTPWGDKDRHERSGERPRRPRGEDTNSYDSPWKTVSRAPNDSDTPDHGGITGKSQIDPEQLRRQRQEETRVYGENACQALFKNRPEGIVRAWFLQDVTPRFRDALRWMAANRKAYHVVEEDELIKASGTEHHGGVCFLIKKRQGMDVREYLKTAGEHDCVLALEDVGNPHNLGGIMRSCAHFGVSGVLVQDAALLESGAAVRTAEGGAEHVKAINADDFLSVLAEFRRAGYTIVTTSSHKGVTLSQATLPAKTVIVLGQEGDGLSDSAWQQGDVKVSIGGTGKVESLNISVATGILLSEWWRQNRA